The following coding sequences lie in one Odocoileus virginianus isolate 20LAN1187 ecotype Illinois chromosome 13, Ovbor_1.2, whole genome shotgun sequence genomic window:
- the DBI gene encoding acyl-CoA-binding protein — protein sequence MSQAEFDKAAEEVKQLKTKPADEEMLFIYSHYKQATVGDVNTERPGMLDFKGKAKWDAWNELKGTSKEDAMKAYIDKVEELKKKYGI from the exons ATGTCTCAG GCTGAGTTTGACAAAGCTGCTGAGGAGGTTAAGCAGCTTAAGACCAAGCCGGCAGATGAGGAGATGCTGTTCATCTACAGCCACTACAAACAGGCAACTGTGGGTGATGTAAACACAG AACGTCCTGGAATGTTGGACTTCAAAGGCAAGGCCAAGTGGGATGCCTGGAATGAGCTGAAAG GGACTTCTAAAGAAGATGCCATGAAAGCTTACATTGACAaagtagaagaactaaagaaaaaatacgGAATATAA